In the genome of Zootoca vivipara chromosome 6, rZooViv1.1, whole genome shotgun sequence, the window aatgccTCACTTGGCCAGGAAACTCACTGGACGACCTCGAGCCAGTCACGACAGCTCTCGGACTAGCCTCcttcgcagggctgttgtggggattgaacgTGGAGGGAGGAGAATGATGTATATGCCACCTTTGCTCCATGGGGAAAAAAGTGGGATGTGATTGCAATAAATAAGACAGTGGCCCCAACTTGGCTGCTGGAGAAGAGTTCTTATGCCTACAAAGATACAGGTGAGGCTGCTAGAACACCCACATAGCTACTTGCCCATTATGTGTTAAGAATCTCCTCTAAGTTTCTGTGACTAACTTTGGTCCATTTGGGAGGACAGGCCAGTAATAGTCAGTGCGCTCTTAGCAAGGCTGATTGTGCGTGGAAATACGGTGTGCAGCCCCCTCCAAAGAAGACGACCCAGGAGTCTCCAGTTAATAAGAGCCAAAGTCCAAGGTGAAAAATAAACCGGTGGTTGTtttattgcaaaacagaaaagctCCAGGTGCAATGTCTGGCCGTCAGACCCTGGGTACAATGCTTTTGCAAGGAGTCGGCTACTATCCCCAGCCgcctgtgtacacacacacacacacacacacacacatccaagtcCCCAAGAGTAGCCAGGGGCAGCTTGTCTGGGTCTCTTGGCTCAGGAACAACAAGATCTGGGTGCTGCCTTTCGTGCTGCTGGGCTCCCTCTCgctttcatgcacacacaccacttaCCTCGCAGAACAGAACAGccgcccccccacaaaaaaaaccatttcacaGGCACCAACTAGAAAGGGCAGGAGGAGAGTTGCCCAGGGACGGCAGAGGCATCACTTCTTAGCAAAGGAGATCTTCATGGCATTGTTCTGCGTGATCTTGAATCCCTGGAGAGCGTCACGGGCGGCTCCAGCCTGAACCTCGTTGTCAAACTCCACAAAGGCAATGTCGTGGCGCCCGGGAACCAGACGCACTTCCTTGAAGCCTGGGAACCTGGAGGAGGGGAAGCGAGAGGAGCTGAAGGCTTAACCCCAACATGGGAACCAGAGGGTGCAAagtggagagaaagggaggcAACATGGAAATGGAAGACCAGGGCAGACGCCAATCCAAGGGCAAAGATGGAGGCGGAGGAAGGAATGATGAGATAGAGATGGGACCTGGAAGTGTTGCTTAGGGGCCTGGggaaatggtttttttgggggggcgggtatATGTGGGCACGGTGAGCAGGAAGGAATTCTGGCTCAGCAGCAGAGCTTTTGTGGGTTccccagcagctgctgctttaATCAACTAAAGCTGTCTTAACAGATCTGGTGTGGTTAACTGAAGACGACCCACAACACAACTGTCACAACTACCGAGCAAACCTTCCCCTGGTGGTCCCAGCTTTGCCTTCCCCAGAGAGCACCACAGATCAGAAACTTCCACCTGGCCCTCCTAGTGGCAAGAAACACCCAGGTACTTACTGATTGAAAAGCATGGAGAGCATTAATTCGTTCGTCTCTTCCGGCAAGTTGGTGAGGAACAAGATGTGATTCGGAGGATTCTCGGACAGCTGCAAACAGGCAGAAAGATCAAGGCATGCTGAAAACTCCAAGAAACCCTGAGCCCTCAGTGCAGGGGAGgcaggttgcccccccccccaggtatggCTAGGCCTTTCTGGCCGATGCCCCACCCTGCTCCAATCTCACCCACAACTTCACAGGCCCAAACCAGTGGGTTCTGCATTGTGGTTCTGCCCCACCCTGCCTTGCGCagtcctctccccttccccactcaCTGGCTGGGCTGGAGCCATCTGTCCAGGCAGCATCTGTTGCGGTGGCATCGCCCCCGGGGGGATGGAGCCAGGTGCCATGCCGGGGGGAGGCATCATTCCCGGAGGGGGCATGTAGGGCGGCTGGCCTGGAATGTGGTGCATCATACGAGGGGCCTGGTTCATGGGCGGCATGCCctacagaggcagagagagaaaacacacggGTGACAAACTGCAAATGCTCTAGGGCCAAAAGAAAGACTTCCCAGGAGCCCCCTCTCTGCTCGGTTCAACCCACTGAAAGGACAGAGGGAGCAGTAGGATCACAGCAGGAAGGAGGGCTAACCCAGAGGCCCAAGGTCTGACTCAGAAAGCTGCAACCAGAATCTCTTTACATTTGCAAATTGTGCTTTCTCTGAAGGATATATGCCCCCAAGCTCTGCTATCAGCCCCATCACCCTGTGGTAGGATAGCCCAACTGGGAAAAGGGTCTCCAACGAGTAGACTGAAACAGgaaccatctagagcaggcatgtccaaagtccgccTTGGCAGTTTATTTACTGGGGTCAAATcctaaaaagctcaataacttcaattcaatcctaaaaaaatgctcaacaactttggccggccctcacacattaatcaaatctggccctctttgaaagaaGTTTGagcacccctgatctagagagaTCATGCAAGACAGATATTACTGCCCCGCCCCAGGCCCAGCagatgggaaggagggagagcgCCTTGTGGGCACCCGGGTCCGGATACTCACCGGCACAGCGCCTTGGACGGCAGGGGCCACCGGTGCTGCTCCCCCAGGGATCTGCTTCTTGACGGCTGGCACCTCCTGGCCTTTGGGCTTCCGTTTCTCTCGCTTGCGGTCCCGCTCCACAAACGTGCCCTTCATCTTGGCGATGATGTCAGAGTCAGATTTGGCATACTGGATTCTCTGAGGGTGGAAAGAGGAGCGCTTGGTTTGCCAGGGAGAAAAACGCACGCTGCAGACACCGTAACCAGGCCTGCTAGAACCCAAAACGGAGGAGGACCTCCAAATGCTAAGGAGGCTGCAAGAAAACCTTTAAAGTCTCAACCTAGGTGGGCCGTTCCCGCTTCGCCAAGGAGCAAAGAAGGCGGCATCACCCCACTTACCATGGGCTTGTCGTAAAAGGGGAAGCCCTGCATGGAGCGCAAGGCGTTGGTTGCGCTGCTGACCTCCTTGAAGATGACAAAGGCCTGTCCCCGCATTTTCAGGCTGCGGGAGACCAGGATGTCGAGGATCTGGCCAAACTGGGAGAAAATGGCATAGAGGGATTTCTTCAGctctaaagaggggggggggagcagacatagagtggggggggggagagaacacatgGTTACACTTTGACCCCAGGAAACCTGTCCAAGCACCCTGGAGAATATAAAAGTCTTTCCTTGGTGCTGGAAGGAGGGCAGAGTCGGTGCCAAGCAAGCCTCCTTGGGGAAAGTCTTCTGCTGGCGGGTACACAGAAATGCAACGTGCCACTGAAATGTTCTACTTCTCCAGAGTGGGGGCGATGGTATCTCTGCGTGCCTTATCGAacagagggcatctaaaaaatagatgttcggggctgcctacttcccccaatgggcaggagcagag includes:
- the SNRPA gene encoding U1 small nuclear ribonucleoprotein A → MAVPETRPNHTIYINNLNEKIKKDELKKSLYAIFSQFGQILDILVSRSLKMRGQAFVIFKEVSSATNALRSMQGFPFYDKPMRIQYAKSDSDIIAKMKGTFVERDRKREKRKPKGQEVPAVKKQIPGGAAPVAPAVQGAVPGMPPMNQAPRMMHHIPGQPPYMPPPGMMPPPGMAPGSIPPGAMPPQQMLPGQMAPAQPLSENPPNHILFLTNLPEETNELMLSMLFNQFPGFKEVRLVPGRHDIAFVEFDNEVQAGAARDALQGFKITQNNAMKISFAKK